In the genome of Amphiura filiformis chromosome 4, Afil_fr2py, whole genome shotgun sequence, one region contains:
- the LOC140150650 gene encoding cyclin-dependent-like kinase 5, giving the protein MQKYEKLEKIGEGTYGTVFKAKNRDNQEIVALKRVRLDDDDEGVPSSALREICLLKELKHKNIVRLHDVLHSEKKLTLVFEYCDQDLKKYFDACNGEIDPDVVKSFMFQLLRGLAFCHSHNVLHRDLKPQNLLINKNGELKLADFGLARAFGIPVRCYSAEVVTLWYRPPDVLFGAKLYTTSIDMWSAGCIFAEMANAGRPLFPGNDVNDQLRRIFKLLGTPTEETWPGISKLPEFQPFPLYPVTTPLSSIVPSLSSKGRDLLQRLLVCNPSLRLSADEGLMHNYFADLSPAIKA; this is encoded by the exons GTACCTATGGAACAGTTTTCAAAGCCAAAAATCGTGATAACCAGGAAATTGTAGCGTTGAAGCGGGTACGCCTCGATGACGATGATGAG GGCGTACCAAGCTCGGCTCTGCGAGAGATCTGTCTTCTTAAAGAACTGAAACACAAGAATATTGTCCGTCTTCACGATGTGTTACACAGCGAGAAGAAATTAACCTTGGTGTTTGAGTACTGTGATCAAGATCTCAAGAAGTACTTTGATGCATGTAATGGGGAAATTGACCCTGATGTTGTTAAG TCTTTCATGTTTCAATTGTTGCGAGGTCTAGCATTCTGTCACAGTCACAATGTACTACACAGAGATCTGAAGCCACAAAACTTGCTTATTAACAAG AATGGCGAGTTAAAGCTGGCTGATTTTGGTCTGGCGAGGGCATTTGGTATCCCGGTGCGTTGTTACTCAGCAGAAGTAGTAACATTGTGGTACAGACCTCCTGATGTTTTATTTGGGGCCAAGCTTTACACCACCTCCATAGATATGTGGTCGGCTGGATGTATATTTGCTG AAATGGCTAATGCTGGCCGACCTTTATTCCCTGGTAATGATGTTAATGACCAATTGCGTAGGATATTCAAATTATTGGGGACACCGACAGAAGAGACGTGGCCAGGCATCTCAAAACTCCCAGAATTCCAG CCATTTCCTCTGTACCCTGTGACTACACCACTGTCGTCCATCGTACCCAGTCTGTCGTCCAAAGGTCGCGACCTGTTACAGCGTCTTCTAGTGTGCAATCCATCGCTAAGGCTCTCGGCTGACGAGGGTCTGATGCATAATTACTTTGCTGATCTTAGTCCTGCTATCAAAGCCTGA